One part of the Vitis riparia cultivar Riparia Gloire de Montpellier isolate 1030 chromosome 15, EGFV_Vit.rip_1.0, whole genome shotgun sequence genome encodes these proteins:
- the LOC117932743 gene encoding LOB domain-containing protein 1-like: METSTMAAQVPPRARTHQPCAACRMLRRRCDRDCILAPYFPSYEAENFAGVHKVFGASNVIRMIQMVEESRREDAVKAIIYEATARLRDPVYGSAGAIFHLQKMIQDLKTQLDSIRTQTLVLQEQRDQLLGILKNVHHMDPVSPMDFPMFGAAGSLSNGDILCYDPSTFPLDSDWTW; this comes from the exons ATGGAGACATCGACTATGGCTGCCCAAGTTCCGCCCCGAGCCAGGACCCATCAGCCTTGCGCTGCTTGTAGGATGCTGAGGAGGAGGTGTGATAGAGACTGCATATTAGCACCATACTTTCCAAGCTATGAGGCTGAGAACTTCGCTGGTGTGCATAAAGTGTTTGGTGCTAGCAATGTTATCAGAATGATTCAG ATGGTGGAGGAATCGAGGAGGGAGGATGCTGTCAAAGCCATAATTTATGAAGCAACAGCAAGGCTTAGAGACCCTGTGTATGGCAGTGCTGGAGCAATTTTCCACTTGCAGAAGATGATTCAAGACCTCAAAACACAACTGGACTCGATAAGAACTCAAACACTGGTGCTTCAAGAACAAAGAGACCAGTTGTTAGGGATTCTAAAAAATGTTCATCACATGGATCCAGTTTCCCCCATGGATTTCCCCATGTTTGGCGCTGCTGGTTCCTTATCCAATGGTGATATATTGTGCTATGATCCTTCTACATTTCCCTTAGACAGTGACTGGACTTGGTGa
- the LOC117932384 gene encoding protein KINESIN LIGHT CHAIN-RELATED 1-like, giving the protein MPGLVSVKTPPASTPLRIFLPENSQCDGSRNGSPQVQRRMASPSPSTSTSRARPSPDRGSGRKKTTPEKTTIDESSLDNPDLGPFLLKMARDTIASGDSPSKALDFAIRAARSFESCSGSEPSLDLAMCLHVVAAIHCSLGRFEEAVPVLERAIRVPDLAKGSDHALAMFSGYMQLGDTHSMLGQLDRSVSAYESGLKIQTETLGESDPRVAETCRYLAEVHVQALQFDEAENLCKKTLEIHREHSEPASLEEAADRRLMALICEAKRDYEAALEHLVLASMAMIANGQDNEVAAIDVSIGDIYLSLCRFDEAVFSYQKALTVFKSTKGDNHPSVASVFIRLADLYFKTGKLRESKSYCENALRIYAKPVPGTTPEEIANGLTEISAIYEAVNEPEEALKLLQKAMKLLEDTPAHRSTITGIEAQMGVMFYMVGRYGEARASFESVIAKLQASGERKSSFFGIVLNQMGLACVQLYKIDEAAELFEEARGILEQECGPHHLDTLGVYSNLAATYDAMGRVEDAIEILEYILKVREEKLGTANPDVDDEKKRLTELLKQAGRVRNRKGKSLENLLVSNPQGMKKEGTKRWSGFGFKT; this is encoded by the exons ATGCCTGGTTTAGTTTCGGTGAAAACCCCACCTGCCTCAACGCCGCTCAGAATTTTCCTTCCAGAAAATTCACAATGCGACGGTTCCAGAAACGGGTCGCCGCAGGTTCAGCGTCGGATGGCGTCGCCGTCGCCTTCCACGTCCACCTCCCGAGCCAGGCCCTCCCCCGACCGGGGCTCCGGCAGGAAGAAGACTACGCCGGAGAAGACGACAATCGACGAGTCCTCCCTAGACAACCCTGATCTGGGTCCGTTTCTCCTCAAGATGGCCCGCGACACCATCGCCTCCGGCGACAGTCCCAGCAAGGCTCTCGATTTCGCGATCCGCGCGGCGAGGTCCTTCGAGAGTTGTTCGGGTTCGGAGCCGAGTTTGGACTTGGCCATGTGCCTCCACGTCGTGGCGGCGATTCACTGCAGCTTGGGGCGGTTCGAGGAGGCGGTCCCAGTCCTGGAGCGGGCTATTCGGGTCCCGGATCTGGCAAAAGGATCGGACCACGCTCTGGCCATGTTCTCTGGCTACATGCAATTGGGCGACACCCATTCGATGCTGGGTCAATTGGATAGATCAGTCTCTGCTTACGAATCGGGTCTAAAGATCCAGACAGAGACTCTGGGCGAATCCGATCCGAGAGTTGCAGAGACTTGCAG GTACTTGGCTGAGGTTCATGTTCAAGCACTGCAGTTTGATGAGGCAGAGAATCTCTGTAAAAAGACCCTTGAAATCCACAGGGAGCATAGTGAACCAGCCTCCCTTGAAGAAGCAGCTGATCGTCGGCTTATGGCTCTAATCTGTGAGGCAAAGAGAGATTATGAGGCTGCACTTGAGCATCTTGTCCTTGCCAGTATGGCGATGATTGCAAACGGTCAAGACAATGAGGTTGCTGCAATAGATGTGAGCATTGGTGACATTTACTTGTCCCTCTGTCGTTTTGATGAGGCCGTGTTTTCATATCAGAAGGCACTTACAGTCTTTAAGTCCACAAAGGGTGACAATCACCCTTCTGTGGCATCAGTGTTCATTCGCCTTGCTGACCTCTACTTCAAGACCGGAAAGCTACGAGAATCCAAGTCATACTGTGAGAATGCCTTGAGAATATATGCAAAACCTGTGCCTGGAACCACACCTGAAGAGATTGCCAATGGGCTGACAGAGATTTCAGCCATTTATGAAGCTGTAAATGAGCCTGAGGAGGCATTGAAGCTCTTGCAGAAGGCAATGAAGTTATTGGAAGACACCCCTGCCCACCGTAGCACGATTACAGGGATAGAGGCACAAATGGGCGTGATGTTCTACATGGTTGGGAGGTACGGGGAGGCTCGGGCCTCCTTTGAGAGTGTTATAGCAAAGCTTCAGGCCAGTGGGGAGAGGAAATCATCCTTCTTTGGAATTGTGTTGAACCAGATGGGATTGGCTTGTGTGCAGTTGTACAAGATTGATGAGGCTGCCGAGTTGTTCGAAGAAGCAAGGGGGATATTGGAGCAAGAGTGCGGCCCGCATCACTTGGATACTCTAGGGGTATATAGCAATCTTGCTGCAACTTATGATGCTATGGGGAG GGTAGAGGATGCAATTGAGATATTGGAGTACATACTTAAGGTGAGGGAAGAAAAGCTTGGAACAGCAAATCCGGATGTGGATGATGAGAAGAAAAGGCTAACTGAGCTCTTAAAACAAGCAGGCAGGGTTCGGAACAGAAAAGGAAAATCACTTGAAAATCTCCTTGTTTCCAACCCCCAAGGGATGAAAAAAGAGGGAACAAAGAGGTGGTCAGGGTTCGGTTTCAAAACTTGA